In the genome of Neofelis nebulosa isolate mNeoNeb1 chromosome 8, mNeoNeb1.pri, whole genome shotgun sequence, one region contains:
- the LOC131519681 gene encoding olfactory receptor 8S1-like — protein sequence MALGNRSTITEFFLLGLSVNPHIQALFFVLFLNIYLLTIMGNLLLLLVIRADSHLHTPMYFFLSHLSFLDFCLSSATVPRMLKDLLSEIKTISVRGCLAQGFFVFITAGTEAFLLSVMAYDRYAAICHPLLYGQMMRKQLCVQLVLGSWGLSFLNALINILLAANLDFCESHTINHYSCEVPSLFPLSCSDVSTNLLVLLCSTLLHGLGTFFPIISSYGCIVSTILHISSTSGRSKAFSTCSSHLIAVIFFYGSGFLRYLVPTSGSPLELIFSVQYGMITPMLNPLIYSLKNKEVKAAVRRTLGTYLPC from the coding sequence ATGGCCTTGGGGAACCGCAGCACCATCACTGAATTCTTCCTCCTCGGGCTATCTGTCAACCCCCACATCCAGGCTCTGTTTTTTGTGCTGTTCCTGAATATTTACCTTCTGACCATCATGGGgaacctgctgctgctgctggtgatcAGGGCTGACTCTCACCTCCACACacccatgtactttttcctcaGTCATCTCTctttcctggacttttgtttatctTCAGCTACTGTGCCCAGGATGTTGAAAGACCTCCTATCGGAGATAAAAACTATCTCAGTAAGGGGCTGCCTGGCTCAAGGCTTCTTTGTGTTTATCACCGCAGGGACTGAAGCTTTTCTGCTCTCagtgatggcctatgaccgctatgctGCCATCTGCCACCCTCTGCTCTATGGACAGATGATGAGAAAACAGCTGTGTGTGCAACTTGTATTGGGCTCATGGGGCTTGAGTTTTTTGAATGCACTTATTAACATCCTCCTTGCTGCCAACTTGGACTTCTGTGAGAGCCATACCATCAACCACTACAGCTGTGAggtgccctctctctttcctctgtcctgctctgaTGTTTCTACCAACCTCCTAGTGCTGCTCTGCTCCACCCTGCTTCATGGACTTGGGACCTTCTTCCCAATCATCTCATCCTATGGCTGCATTGTCTCCACCATCCTGCACATCAGCTCCACCTCAGGCAGAAGCAaggccttctccacctgctcctcccacctcaTAGCAGTGATCTTCTTTTATGGATCAGGTTTTCTCCGGTATCTCGTGCCAACCTCAGGATCCCCCCTTGAGTTGATCTTCTCTGTGCAGTATGGTATGATCACCCCCATGCTGAATCCTCTCATCTATAGCCTGAAGAACAAGGAGGTGAAGGCAGCTGTGAGAAGGACACTGGGAACGTATTTgccatgttga